The proteins below come from a single Gimesia alba genomic window:
- a CDS encoding acyltransferase family protein produces MSQNTPDSGSQKPETIPLQKIPEKPITPPLETAEKQKKPNPNQRLVSLDAYRGFVMLAMASGGLAIASAMRNSPEILDQYNGTQWESSWKYLWQTLSYQLSHVEWTGTAFWDLIQPSFMFMVGVSMPFSVRKRKQKGDSTLRIWGHAIFRAVLLVALGVFLSSQYSPQTNFTFANVLCQIGLGYLVVFFYVNRSFVTQLIGVITILGGYWFFFYQYMPVEDELAAVKAYLTDVKHKDAAEWSQFEGIGSAWNKHTNAAAAVDRQFLNQFPRYEEQFQDQKFWVNNGGYQTLNFIPSIATMLFGLMAGQLLISNRIEKMKVKWLLQAGLICFVISMLLDTSIWPVNIEQWEWHLVPIVKRIWSPGWAIFSAGWAFWFLAVFYWIIDVKGYKKWAFPFVVVGMNSIAMYCMAQLIRPWVQKSLKIHLTTLDQATGWSVAGSLFSTDCPYAPIAISATVLFVLWLICLWMYLQRIFIKI; encoded by the coding sequence ATGTCGCAAAATACTCCCGACTCAGGCTCGCAAAAACCGGAAACGATCCCGTTGCAGAAGATTCCTGAAAAACCGATCACGCCTCCCCTGGAAACGGCTGAAAAGCAGAAGAAGCCGAATCCGAACCAGCGCCTGGTTTCACTGGACGCCTATCGAGGATTTGTAATGCTGGCGATGGCGTCCGGCGGTCTGGCGATTGCCAGTGCGATGCGCAATTCACCGGAAATTCTCGATCAATATAACGGCACGCAGTGGGAATCGTCGTGGAAGTACCTCTGGCAGACACTCTCGTATCAACTGAGCCATGTGGAATGGACGGGGACCGCGTTCTGGGATCTGATCCAACCGTCGTTCATGTTCATGGTTGGCGTGTCGATGCCCTTCTCTGTCCGGAAGCGAAAACAGAAGGGAGATTCCACACTCCGCATCTGGGGGCACGCGATCTTTCGCGCCGTGCTGCTGGTGGCGCTGGGCGTCTTTTTGTCGTCCCAATACAGCCCGCAGACCAACTTTACCTTTGCGAATGTGTTGTGCCAGATTGGCCTGGGGTATCTAGTGGTTTTCTTTTATGTGAATCGTTCGTTTGTAACGCAATTGATCGGCGTGATCACGATTCTGGGAGGCTACTGGTTCTTTTTCTATCAGTATATGCCCGTGGAAGACGAGCTGGCGGCGGTCAAAGCCTATCTCACGGATGTCAAACACAAAGACGCAGCCGAGTGGTCGCAGTTTGAAGGGATTGGCAGTGCCTGGAATAAGCACACCAACGCAGCGGCAGCCGTCGACCGTCAGTTCCTGAATCAGTTCCCCCGTTATGAAGAACAGTTTCAGGATCAGAAATTCTGGGTGAATAACGGCGGCTATCAGACGCTGAACTTTATTCCGTCGATCGCCACAATGCTGTTCGGTCTGATGGCGGGGCAACTCCTGATCTCGAATCGCATCGAGAAAATGAAAGTCAAATGGTTGCTGCAGGCCGGACTCATCTGCTTTGTGATATCCATGCTGCTCGATACCTCGATCTGGCCTGTGAATATCGAACAGTGGGAATGGCATCTGGTGCCTATTGTGAAACGGATCTGGTCCCCCGGCTGGGCCATCTTCAGCGCGGGCTGGGCATTCTGGTTTCTGGCGGTCTTTTACTGGATTATTGACGTCAAAGGCTACAAGAAATGGGCCTTCCCGTTTGTTGTGGTCGGCATGAATTCGATCGCCATGTACTGTATGGCCCAGTTGATTCGACCCTGGGTTCAGAAATCGCTTAAGATTCATCTGACAACCCTCGATCAGGCGACCGGCTGGTCGGTGGCGGGTTCCCTGTTCAGCACTGATTGCCCCTACGCTCCGATTGCGATTTCCGCGACCGTCTTGTTTGTGCTGTGGCTGATCTGTCTCTGGATGTATCTGCAGCGAATCTTTATCAAGATTTGA
- the queF gene encoding preQ(1) synthase produces MSETESPRDLLETFENPHPNRDYVMETVCPEFTSVCPKTGQPDFGTLIITYIPDAVCFELKSLKMYLQSYRNVGAFYEDVTNRILDDLVAVTDPRWIELRAEFTPRGGISSTITVTHQKEE; encoded by the coding sequence ATGAGTGAAACTGAATCTCCCCGCGACCTGCTGGAAACGTTTGAGAACCCACACCCGAACCGTGATTACGTCATGGAAACGGTCTGCCCGGAGTTCACCTCTGTCTGTCCCAAGACGGGCCAGCCTGATTTCGGTACGTTGATCATCACCTATATTCCGGATGCGGTCTGTTTCGAACTCAAGTCGTTGAAAATGTATCTACAGAGCTACCGCAACGTCGGTGCGTTTTATGAAGACGTGACCAATCGCATTCTGGATGATCTGGTCGCCGTCACCGATCCTCGCTGGATCGAATTGCGAGCCGAGTTTACCCCACGCGGCGGCATCAGCAGCACGATTACCGTGACGCATCAGAAAGAAGAATAA
- a CDS encoding GntR family transcriptional regulator has protein sequence MQILTLTNYIKADLISRLSRAELPPESLTLAALSDHYQVSVTPIYHAINELIEEGYLYREKNRRLYVNQDKIGDAQTAAQSHQPAPPEDHFKRITDDLLAMSLNGESLFLREAASAKKYGISRTSLRNIFNRLAGDGVLEHVPRRGWKLRSFNQHDLDAFIEVRVVLELKALDLAKGSLDKQVLEKILAGNRVPETAEEPLQIDNSLHEYLIKQSDNYYIISFFDRHGRYFDLLFLWESNDREAAIQEIQQHQRILTALLNEDWKLARKELELHLRSNHPVLSQLKR, from the coding sequence ATGCAGATTTTGACACTCACGAATTACATCAAAGCCGATCTGATATCCCGGCTGTCACGCGCCGAGTTGCCGCCGGAATCGTTGACGCTGGCTGCGCTCTCGGATCATTACCAGGTGAGTGTCACCCCCATTTATCATGCCATCAATGAGCTGATCGAAGAGGGGTATCTCTACCGCGAAAAGAACCGACGGTTGTACGTTAATCAGGACAAGATTGGCGACGCTCAGACCGCGGCTCAGTCTCATCAACCCGCACCACCCGAAGATCATTTCAAACGGATCACAGACGACCTGCTCGCGATGAGCCTGAACGGGGAATCGCTGTTTCTGCGGGAAGCGGCTTCCGCGAAAAAATACGGCATCAGCCGCACCAGTCTGCGGAACATTTTCAATCGGCTGGCCGGCGATGGTGTGCTGGAACATGTGCCGCGACGTGGCTGGAAACTCCGGTCCTTTAATCAGCACGACCTCGACGCCTTTATCGAAGTCCGCGTGGTGCTCGAACTGAAAGCGCTCGATCTGGCGAAGGGGAGTCTCGACAAACAGGTCCTGGAAAAGATACTGGCCGGCAATCGGGTGCCGGAAACCGCTGAAGAACCGCTGCAAATCGACAACAGCCTGCACGAGTATCTGATCAAACAATCGGACAATTATTACATCATCAGCTTCTTCGATCGGCACGGCCGTTATTTTGACCTGCTGTTCCTCTGGGAATCGAATGATCGAGAAGCCGCAATCCAGGAGATCCAGCAGCATCAGCGCATCCTGACCGCGCTGCTGAATGAAGACTGGAAGCTGGCCCGCAAAGAACTCGAACTGCATCTGCGCAGCAATCACCCGGTGCTGTCACAATTGAAACGCTGA
- a CDS encoding SIR2 family protein — protein MFIEEILDGIEHESINRNIAFETFMLNLLEHHLERQNKPFLRGSYVHDGYDALAPDGFDKLRETTYIEFKYDLKNIPSSYWKRYFSRLCYSLSPSDKERSNLLIISAKQATPRIKDRICAAYESFEGRLNLFLWGPTQIEKIAKKYKTKINEIADNLFSLRLASAVSETKDDWKSDREVLIEDLRNCYLKGQFSLFLGAGVSSSAGMPDWNTLLNSLFVTYLTQEFRSDIKISVDDIKQLVLRLKEVDEPSTLMAARYLRRGLSQKKEGAKEFVSEITRNLYELRDESYDIDSRLLMSLASMCIPRRTGAKVSCVVTYNFDDLFEKQLDSKSINYRCIYTDSESDNPDELPVYHVHGFLPEYNGAYDDLEKSTLVFAEEGYHQIYTDSYHWSNLVQLNRLRENTCLMVGLSMTDPNLRRLLDIAAKNNDRTKHFVFLKRLKKETFCFENKDGKKHELIKNQEGAEKFLKGHHVLNEELMKELGVAVIWYEEYDDIPEILERIIKI, from the coding sequence ATGTTCATAGAAGAAATATTAGACGGCATAGAGCATGAGAGTATAAATAGAAATATTGCTTTTGAAACTTTTATGCTGAATCTATTAGAGCATCACTTAGAACGGCAAAATAAACCTTTTTTAAGAGGCTCTTATGTTCACGATGGGTATGATGCATTAGCACCAGATGGATTTGATAAACTGAGAGAGACAACATATATCGAGTTCAAGTATGATCTGAAAAATATTCCATCTTCATATTGGAAGAGATATTTTAGCCGACTTTGTTACTCATTATCTCCTAGTGACAAGGAACGATCCAACCTACTTATTATTTCAGCGAAGCAGGCGACCCCAAGAATAAAAGATCGAATATGTGCAGCCTATGAGTCATTTGAAGGTCGGCTCAATCTATTTTTGTGGGGACCGACCCAAATAGAAAAAATTGCCAAAAAGTATAAGACAAAAATAAATGAGATTGCTGATAATCTTTTTTCTTTAAGATTAGCATCTGCGGTAAGCGAAACAAAAGATGATTGGAAATCCGATCGAGAGGTTCTAATTGAAGACTTAAGAAATTGTTATTTGAAAGGCCAATTTTCACTATTCTTAGGTGCAGGCGTTTCTAGTAGCGCTGGAATGCCTGATTGGAATACCTTATTAAACTCACTTTTTGTAACCTATTTAACCCAAGAGTTTAGAAGTGATATAAAGATTTCTGTAGATGATATAAAACAGCTAGTGCTGCGGCTAAAAGAAGTAGATGAACCTTCTACTTTGATGGCAGCAAGATATTTACGCCGAGGTTTGTCTCAAAAGAAAGAAGGAGCTAAAGAATTTGTAAGTGAGATTACTAGAAATCTCTATGAATTGAGAGATGAAAGTTATGATATCGATTCTAGGTTACTTATGTCACTTGCATCAATGTGTATTCCGCGTAGAACTGGAGCAAAAGTTTCGTGTGTAGTGACATACAACTTTGATGATTTATTTGAGAAACAACTAGATAGTAAGTCAATCAATTATAGATGTATTTATACTGATAGCGAATCAGATAACCCGGATGAATTACCTGTTTATCATGTTCATGGTTTTTTACCTGAATATAATGGTGCTTATGATGATTTAGAAAAATCGACTCTTGTCTTTGCAGAAGAAGGTTATCATCAAATTTATACTGATTCGTATCATTGGTCTAACTTGGTTCAATTAAATAGACTTCGTGAAAATACTTGCTTGATGGTTGGCCTATCGATGACTGACCCAAATTTACGTCGTTTATTAGATATCGCCGCTAAAAATAATGACCGAACTAAGCATTTTGTTTTCTTGAAGCGACTAAAAAAGGAAACATTCTGTTTTGAAAACAAAGATGGAAAAAAACATGAATTAATTAAGAATCAAGAGGGAGCTGAAAAATTTCTAAAAGGCCATCATGTTCTAAATGAAGAGCTAATGAAGGAACTTGGAGTCGCAGTAATTTGGTATGAAGAGTACGATGATATTCCTGAAATTCTTGAACGAATAATTAAAATATGA
- a CDS encoding YbjQ family protein produces the protein MSMPVTTTFTIEGYQIKEYKGVVRGIIVRSPTIAQGFLGGLKNIVGGRIGAYTQMCEQARQQAYDLLLEHARELGANAIVGLRYDASEVVSKGSATEVLCYGTAVVIEPE, from the coding sequence ATGAGCATGCCGGTCACGACCACATTTACAATTGAGGGCTACCAGATCAAAGAGTACAAGGGAGTGGTTCGCGGGATCATTGTGCGGTCGCCGACGATCGCGCAGGGATTTTTGGGTGGCTTGAAAAATATTGTGGGAGGTCGGATTGGTGCCTACACCCAGATGTGCGAGCAGGCGCGGCAGCAGGCCTATGATTTACTCCTGGAGCACGCCCGGGAACTGGGGGCGAATGCGATTGTGGGCCTGCGCTACGATGCCTCGGAAGTGGTCAGCAAAGGCTCAGCGACCGAAGTGCTCTGTTACGGGACCGCTGTTGTGATCGAGCCTGAGTGA
- a CDS encoding DUF1501 domain-containing protein: protein MHLDLTALQQEFTRRQFFRQNVTGIGAAALGSLLNPRLFANETKPDNASTNPSHFPGKAKRVIYLFMHGGPSQMELFDYKPRLKDLNTTPLPDSVRGDQRLTGMTANQKSFPIAAPNQFRFQQHGESGTWVSDALPHFSKVIDDVCVIKSMHTEAINHDPAVTLMQTGHQQPGRPSFGAWSSYGLGSENQNLPAFVVLISHGSASRPADPLYARLWGTGFLPSNHQGVNFRKSGDPVLYLSNPPGVDAASRRHMLDGLSQLNQRQFETYRDPEIRTRIKQYEMAYRMQTSVPDLTDLSEETDQTFKLYGEASRKPGTYAANCLLARRMAERGVRFIQLYHRGWDQHYNLPSDLRLQCGDIDQPTAGLLTDLKQRGLLDDTLIVWGGEFGRTIYSQGTLTSTDYGRDHHGRCFTMWLAGGGIKPGLSYGATDDFCYNIAENPVHVHDLNATLLHCLGLNHERLIYKHQGRDYRLTDVHGTVIENILA, encoded by the coding sequence ATGCACCTTGACCTGACCGCACTCCAACAGGAATTCACCCGCCGGCAGTTCTTCCGCCAGAACGTGACCGGCATCGGTGCTGCTGCGCTAGGCTCGCTGTTGAACCCACGGCTCTTCGCCAATGAAACAAAGCCTGACAACGCTTCCACAAATCCATCACATTTTCCGGGCAAAGCCAAGCGGGTGATCTATCTCTTCATGCATGGCGGCCCGTCACAGATGGAACTTTTCGACTATAAACCGCGACTCAAAGATTTGAACACGACGCCGCTCCCCGATTCCGTTCGCGGCGACCAACGACTGACCGGCATGACGGCGAATCAGAAATCGTTCCCAATCGCCGCCCCCAATCAATTCCGCTTTCAGCAGCACGGCGAGAGCGGCACCTGGGTCAGCGATGCACTACCACACTTTTCGAAAGTCATTGATGACGTCTGCGTGATTAAATCGATGCACACCGAAGCCATTAATCATGATCCCGCCGTCACCCTGATGCAGACCGGCCACCAGCAACCGGGCCGCCCCAGCTTCGGCGCCTGGTCGAGTTACGGCTTAGGCAGCGAAAATCAGAACCTGCCCGCATTCGTCGTGCTCATTTCGCACGGCAGTGCCTCTCGTCCCGCCGATCCCTTATACGCCCGCTTGTGGGGCACCGGTTTTCTCCCTTCGAATCATCAGGGCGTCAATTTCCGCAAGAGTGGCGATCCCGTGCTGTATCTCTCGAATCCGCCGGGCGTCGATGCCGCCAGTCGTCGCCACATGCTGGATGGTTTGTCGCAACTCAACCAGCGGCAGTTCGAAACGTACCGCGATCCCGAAATTCGCACCCGCATCAAACAATACGAAATGGCGTATCGCATGCAGACCTCGGTCCCCGATCTAACCGACCTCTCCGAAGAGACGGATCAGACTTTCAAGCTGTACGGCGAAGCCTCCCGCAAGCCAGGGACGTATGCCGCCAACTGTCTGTTAGCCCGGCGGATGGCAGAGCGGGGCGTGCGGTTCATTCAACTCTACCACCGGGGCTGGGACCAGCATTACAATCTCCCCAGCGACCTCCGTCTGCAGTGCGGCGACATCGATCAACCCACCGCAGGCTTACTCACTGACCTCAAACAGCGCGGGTTATTAGACGACACCCTGATTGTCTGGGGGGGGGAATTCGGACGTACAATCTACAGCCAGGGCACGCTCACCAGCACCGATTACGGCCGCGACCATCACGGCCGCTGTTTCACCATGTGGTTGGCCGGTGGCGGAATCAAGCCCGGTCTCTCCTACGGCGCGACCGACGATTTCTGTTACAACATCGCCGAAAACCCGGTCCACGTCCACGACTTGAATGCCACACTCCTGCATTGCCTGGGGCTCAACCACGAACGCCTGATCTATAAACATCAGGGCCGTGACTACCGCCTGACCGATGTGCATGGGACCGTGATTGAGAACATTCTCGCATGA
- a CDS encoding DUF1553 domain-containing protein has translation MPQLFWKPFTPFLLVFGLTGILYCPISTTTAEEKAKQERIEFNRDIRPILSEKCLHCHGPDSSTREADLRLDDPTDVRQPRDGYTIINLKQPANSELLKRLLTTDADLKMPPADSGKEISPQEIALIQCWIEQGAEYQQHWSFIPPRRPELPAVKKQSWPQSPIDRFVLARLEREGLKPSPRADKATLCRRLSLDLTGLPPTLAELDLFLNDDSPNAYEKLIDRLLASPHYGEHRARYWLDAARYADTSGYFTDDEWQTWRWRDWVINAFNENKPFDQFTIEQLAGDLLPNPTQDQLIATGFNRNHMTTQETGIIDEEYRVEYVVDRLDTTSTVWMGLTMGCARCHDHKYDPISQKEFYQLFAFFNNTPETGNTRTAGNAKPLLKIPSEQYLAQEQQLKDQVAALEQQHQQREQELAQQQIAWEKEVLKDLTPPSDDQLILYYPLDDVIQNTTLKPVGQIEPVPAFIGQGVKFDGTALLESSVPLALDHDTPFTIAAWINPASGGPTCLFSKNDDRSQLRGFDIMLRKGKLAVHLIHKWNSNAIQVVTDNRISTGRWQHLVVTYDGSSTAAGIRIYLNGAPQATSALYDSLTGSISTQEPFRIGRRSTSAFYKGSIDDVRIYQRPLSADQARQLADFQFLSSTLAVPTEKRTKQQQQALRTYFLNSAAPKRFRTAERDLQTMRSKLSAHQKNIPTSMIMQENETLRDTFVLVRGVYNKHGEKVIARVPAALPELKNNLPTNRLGFARWLVSPQHPLTARVYVNRLWQQMFGVGLVKTVGDFGSQGEWPSHPELLDWLAVEFQESGWDVKHLIKQIVLSATYQQSSRGTDELFERDPENRLLARGPRFRLDAETVRDNALQISGLLVSKQGGPSVKPYQPAGLWEAVSYDGNVTYQQSTGDGLYRRSLYTFWKRQSPPPGLMAFDAPTRETCTVNRPRTNTPLQALVLMNDPTYLEAARVLAERTLKNYSSEPERIQYAFRTATSRTPDKFEQNVLNKILIQQLHMFQNNPAAAKKLLQVGDAPLDKTVSPAELAAWTIVTSTILNMDETVTKQ, from the coding sequence ATGCCACAACTGTTTTGGAAACCGTTTACGCCTTTCCTACTGGTCTTCGGTCTGACCGGAATACTTTACTGCCCGATTTCGACCACAACGGCTGAGGAAAAAGCGAAACAGGAACGCATCGAATTCAATCGCGACATCCGTCCGATCCTCTCGGAAAAGTGCCTGCATTGTCACGGCCCCGACTCCTCGACCCGCGAAGCAGACCTGCGTTTGGATGATCCAACCGATGTCCGCCAGCCACGTGACGGGTATACGATTATCAATCTCAAACAACCCGCGAATAGTGAATTGCTCAAGCGGCTGTTAACCACCGATGCCGACCTCAAGATGCCCCCCGCCGATTCAGGGAAAGAAATTTCCCCACAGGAAATCGCACTCATCCAGTGCTGGATCGAACAGGGAGCCGAATACCAGCAACACTGGTCCTTCATCCCGCCACGCCGGCCGGAGCTTCCTGCTGTCAAAAAGCAAAGTTGGCCCCAGTCTCCCATCGACCGTTTTGTCCTCGCCCGACTGGAACGGGAAGGCCTCAAACCGTCGCCCCGTGCCGACAAAGCCACACTCTGCCGGCGCCTTTCGCTCGATCTCACCGGCCTGCCGCCAACACTCGCCGAGTTAGATCTCTTTCTCAACGACGATTCACCGAATGCCTACGAAAAACTGATCGACCGTCTGCTTGCATCTCCGCATTATGGCGAGCACCGTGCCCGTTATTGGCTCGACGCCGCCCGCTACGCCGACACCAGCGGCTATTTCACCGACGACGAATGGCAAACGTGGCGCTGGCGGGACTGGGTGATCAACGCCTTCAATGAAAACAAACCCTTCGATCAATTCACCATCGAACAACTGGCCGGAGATCTGCTCCCGAACCCGACACAAGACCAGCTCATCGCCACCGGCTTCAATCGCAATCATATGACCACACAGGAAACCGGCATCATCGATGAAGAATACCGCGTTGAGTACGTCGTCGATCGTCTCGACACCACATCCACCGTCTGGATGGGCCTGACGATGGGCTGCGCCCGCTGTCACGATCACAAATACGATCCCATTTCCCAGAAAGAGTTCTATCAGCTCTTCGCCTTCTTCAATAACACACCGGAAACCGGCAACACCCGAACCGCAGGCAACGCGAAACCGCTTCTGAAAATCCCCTCAGAACAGTATCTCGCACAAGAACAACAGCTCAAAGATCAAGTGGCAGCGCTGGAGCAGCAACACCAGCAACGCGAACAGGAGCTCGCACAACAACAGATCGCCTGGGAAAAAGAGGTCCTGAAAGATCTTACGCCCCCCTCCGACGACCAGCTGATTCTGTATTACCCGCTTGATGATGTGATACAGAACACTACGCTGAAACCGGTTGGTCAAATCGAGCCGGTCCCCGCCTTTATCGGGCAGGGCGTGAAATTCGACGGTACCGCGCTCCTCGAAAGCAGCGTGCCCCTCGCGCTGGATCACGACACGCCGTTTACGATCGCCGCCTGGATCAACCCCGCGTCCGGCGGCCCCACCTGTCTGTTTTCTAAAAATGACGATCGCAGTCAACTCCGCGGCTTCGATATCATGCTCCGCAAAGGCAAACTCGCCGTCCACCTGATCCACAAATGGAACAGCAACGCAATTCAGGTCGTCACCGACAACAGAATCAGCACCGGTCGCTGGCAACATCTGGTTGTCACTTACGACGGCTCTTCCACAGCCGCCGGCATTCGCATCTATCTGAACGGCGCCCCGCAGGCAACATCCGCTCTCTACGACAGCTTGACCGGCAGCATCAGCACGCAGGAACCGTTCCGCATAGGCCGCCGCAGCACCAGTGCCTTTTATAAAGGGTCGATTGATGACGTACGCATCTATCAGCGCCCACTTTCAGCAGACCAGGCCCGACAACTTGCCGACTTTCAGTTCCTGAGCAGCACACTTGCCGTCCCTACAGAAAAACGGACCAAACAACAGCAGCAGGCACTCCGCACCTATTTCCTGAACAGTGCTGCCCCGAAGCGTTTTCGAACTGCAGAACGCGACCTGCAAACCATGCGCAGCAAACTTTCTGCACACCAGAAAAACATTCCCACTTCGATGATCATGCAGGAAAATGAAACGCTCCGCGACACCTTCGTCCTTGTGCGTGGCGTCTACAACAAGCATGGCGAAAAGGTCATCGCCCGCGTTCCCGCCGCCTTGCCTGAGTTAAAAAATAATCTTCCCACCAACCGACTCGGATTCGCCCGCTGGCTGGTCAGCCCTCAACATCCACTGACGGCCCGCGTTTATGTGAACCGGCTCTGGCAGCAGATGTTCGGCGTTGGTCTGGTGAAAACGGTCGGCGATTTCGGCTCACAGGGAGAATGGCCCAGCCATCCCGAACTGCTCGACTGGCTGGCCGTCGAATTCCAGGAAAGCGGCTGGGATGTAAAACACCTCATCAAACAAATTGTCCTCTCCGCGACGTATCAGCAATCTTCCCGCGGCACTGACGAATTATTCGAACGCGATCCGGAAAACCGGCTCCTGGCCCGCGGCCCCCGCTTCCGTCTCGATGCGGAAACCGTCCGCGATAACGCACTCCAGATCAGCGGCCTGCTTGTCTCAAAGCAGGGGGGGCCGAGCGTCAAACCGTATCAACCCGCCGGTCTCTGGGAAGCGGTCTCCTATGACGGCAACGTCACTTATCAGCAGTCTACCGGCGATGGTCTGTACCGCCGCAGTCTGTATACGTTCTGGAAACGTCAGAGTCCGCCCCCCGGTCTGATGGCTTTCGACGCCCCGACTCGCGAAACCTGCACGGTCAATCGCCCCCGGACGAACACGCCGCTGCAGGCACTGGTCTTGATGAATGATCCCACTTACCTCGAAGCCGCCCGCGTCCTCGCAGAACGAACGTTGAAAAATTATTCCTCAGAACCAGAACGCATCCAGTACGCGTTCCGAACCGCCACCAGCCGCACGCCCGACAAATTTGAACAGAACGTCCTAAACAAAATTCTAATTCAACAATTACATATGTTTCAAAACAATCCGGCAGCAGCCAAGAAACTGCTCCAGGTTGGCGATGCCCCCCTTGATAAAACCGTTTCCCCAGCCGAACTGGCGGCCTGGACCATTGTCACCAGCACGATTCTCAACATGGACGAAACCGTCACCAAACAGTAA